Genomic DNA from Lactiplantibacillus paraplantarum:
TAGCAAAGAATTCTAAAAGTCGAAAAAGTTTATTAATATGGTAGATTGTAAAATTAATCCGAACAGCGTCGGATTAATTTTACAATCTACCAAGTAACAGATAGGGCACTTAGCTAGTGTATACTAATAATTCATGAATATAATGTATATGCATCATTTGCAAACATACGTGTTATGTGTTATTATGCATGTAGCGATATTTATTAAGCTTACTTAGCATGTATGAGGAGGGACACTAATGGAAATTATTACATTTTCAGCTATAAAAGGCGGCGTTGGTAAAACTACCCTAGCTTTTAATTATGGTGAATGGTTAGCAAAAAATGGCAAACATGTTTTATTTATTGACTTAGACCACCAAAGTAATTTAACCCAGACTTACAACATTTACGACAATCAAGACACCGTTGGCAACATTTTCTTAGATCGAGGGAAAGTCAAAATACATGAAATAAGTGCTTATATTAGTCTAATTGCCGGAGACATGCACCTTGACGATATTGAGCGTACCATTGAAAATAAGACTAACAAAAACATGTTCCTCTATATGTGGTTGTCAGATAATTATGAACGTTTAAATTTAGGAAAATTCGAGTATATTATTTTGGATTGTCACCCAGATTTTTCTACTGCTACCAAGAATGCAGTAATCATTAGTAATGCTATCCTTAGTCCAATCACACCTAGCGAACATGGGTATAATGCAAAATTTAACCTAGAAGAAAGAATTAACGAATTACGCAAAGAAGCCATTGATTACTCTACTAGAAAATCTTATGTCACGACCAAATTATTTTTTATCGCCAACATGATTAAACACAACACAAGATCATCTCGCGAGTTATTAAAAGCCTTAAAAGGCG
This window encodes:
- a CDS encoding ParA family protein, with the translated sequence MEIITFSAIKGGVGKTTLAFNYGEWLAKNGKHVLFIDLDHQSNLTQTYNIYDNQDTVGNIFLDRGKVKIHEISAYISLIAGDMHLDDIERTIENKTNKNMFLYMWLSDNYERLNLGKFEYIILDCHPDFSTATKNAVIISNAILSPITPSEHGYNAKFNLEERINELRKEAIDYSTRKSYVTTKLFFIANMIKHNTRSSRELLKALKGDPSVLATVPEKELFNRSTLDKKSLSKMAEDHKTYIDQHEFFDSMDKTFNEITEKL